A single Flavobacterium sp. 1 DNA region contains:
- a CDS encoding PH domain-containing protein — protein sequence MKEQIKKFLNEEQDPKAIEKVTSKLQDILMKNEEVGYIAVQKKPALTVLPDSIVLTNKRIIICQPKNLGLSMNFIDYTWDDIEATFIKENILGSEFSFSTKTELQVSIDYIPKIQARKIFTYAKEQLDILKNGANQVSPITEEIATSLIQESELIEEMETEEVTDFAEIMPVVSNYADPILENTTASTEKKDSELTQDELFAKLQNYKKLLDNGLILQGEYDAFKKVILSHM from the coding sequence ATGAAAGAACAGATTAAAAAGTTTTTAAACGAAGAACAAGATCCAAAAGCGATTGAGAAAGTGACTTCAAAATTGCAGGATATTTTAATGAAAAATGAAGAAGTAGGGTATATTGCAGTTCAAAAAAAGCCTGCATTGACCGTACTTCCAGATAGTATTGTGTTGACTAATAAAAGAATCATCATTTGTCAGCCTAAAAACTTAGGACTGTCAATGAATTTTATTGATTACACTTGGGACGATATTGAAGCCACTTTTATAAAAGAAAATATTCTTGGATCCGAGTTTTCCTTTTCTACTAAAACGGAGTTGCAGGTTTCCATTGATTATATTCCGAAGATTCAGGCGCGTAAAATTTTTACGTATGCCAAAGAACAATTGGATATATTGAAAAATGGAGCAAATCAAGTTTCTCCAATTACTGAAGAAATTGCTACTTCATTAATACAGGAATCAGAATTGATTGAAGAAATGGAAACAGAAGAAGTGACTGATTTTGCCGAAATAATGCCGGTAGTTTCTAATTATGCAGACCCCATTCTTGAAAACACAACTGCTTCGACTGAGAAAAAAGATAGTGAATTGACACAAGATGAGCTTTTTGCTAAACTTCAAAATTATAAAAAACTACTTGACAACGGATTGATTTTACAAGGCGAATATGATGCTTTCAAAAAAGTGATTTTGAGTCATATGTAG
- a CDS encoding MmcQ/YjbR family DNA-binding protein: protein MNLETFYEYCLSKKGVTEHFPFDEDTLVFKVGGKIFALSSLLQWEKGTPHVNLKCDPERAQELRAEYDAINPGFHMSKVHWNTIGVNQDVPDALLKELIDHSYDLVFKSLTKKIQMEIIELEK from the coding sequence ATGAATTTAGAAACTTTTTACGAATATTGCCTTTCTAAAAAAGGAGTTACAGAACATTTTCCTTTCGATGAAGATACTTTGGTTTTTAAAGTAGGAGGAAAGATATTTGCTCTTTCATCATTATTGCAATGGGAAAAAGGAACTCCACATGTGAATCTTAAATGCGATCCTGAGCGTGCACAAGAATTACGTGCCGAGTACGATGCTATAAACCCAGGCTTTCACATGAGTAAAGTACATTGGAATACTATCGGAGTAAATCAAGATGTTCCAGATGCTTTGCTGAAAGAATTGATAGACCATTCGTATGACTTGGTTTTTAAAAGTTTAACCAAGAAAATTCAAATGGAAATTATCGAATTAGAAAAATAG
- a CDS encoding DUF4260 domain-containing protein → MKTVIKLEELGLFILGIYFFNQLEYAWWWFLVLILVPDVSMIGYIFGDKTGAFCYNLAHHRGIAVILYLIGIYCSSSAILLSGVILFAHSAMDRMFGYGLKYKTGFKYTHLGEIGK, encoded by the coding sequence ATGAAGACAGTTATCAAACTCGAAGAGTTAGGATTGTTTATATTAGGTATTTATTTCTTTAATCAATTGGAATACGCTTGGTGGTGGTTTTTGGTTTTAATTTTAGTGCCTGATGTATCAATGATTGGCTATATATTTGGAGATAAAACAGGAGCTTTTTGCTATAATTTAGCACATCACAGAGGAATAGCAGTTATTTTATATCTTATTGGAATTTATTGTTCCAGTTCGGCAATTCTGCTTTCGGGAGTGATTTTATTCGCACATTCGGCTATGGACAGGATGTTCGGTTATGGATTGAAATATAAAACAGGTTTTAAATATACCCATTTGGGTGAAATTGGAAAATAA
- the ruvC gene encoding crossover junction endodeoxyribonuclease RuvC codes for MTKERIILGIDPGTTIMGFGLIKIVNKKMQFLQLNELQLSKYDNHYQKLKIIFERTIELIETHHPDEIAIEAPFFGKNVQSMLKLGRAQGVAMAAGLSRDIPITEYEPKKIKMAITGNGNASKEQVAKMLQQLLGMKELPKNLDSTDGLAAAVCHFFNSGKVIGDKSYTGWDAFVKQNEDKIRK; via the coding sequence TTGACAAAAGAACGCATCATATTAGGAATAGACCCCGGAACCACGATTATGGGTTTTGGACTGATAAAAATTGTCAATAAAAAAATGCAATTTTTGCAGCTCAACGAATTGCAATTATCCAAATACGACAATCATTACCAGAAACTGAAAATCATTTTTGAACGCACCATCGAGTTAATAGAAACCCATCATCCCGATGAAATTGCGATTGAAGCTCCTTTTTTCGGAAAGAATGTACAATCGATGCTAAAGTTAGGACGAGCACAAGGTGTGGCAATGGCAGCAGGACTTTCCAGAGACATTCCCATCACCGAATACGAGCCCAAAAAAATAAAAATGGCAATTACCGGTAACGGAAATGCCAGTAAGGAACAAGTAGCCAAAATGTTGCAGCAATTATTAGGAATGAAAGAATTACCAAAAAATCTGGATTCAACAGATGGATTGGCAGCAGCTGTTTGCCATTTTTTTAATTCGGGGAAAGTGATTGGTGATAAAAGTTATACAGGTTGGGATGCTTTTGTAAAACAGAATGAAGATAAAATAAGGAAATAG
- a CDS encoding DUF3291 domain-containing protein — protein MAEYQLAEINIARMKGVTINDPIMKEFVDNLDKVNEIAENSDGFVWRLKDEDNNTTNFNPYNDEQIIVNFSIWDSIESLEHYMYKTFHSEFLKRRKEWFQTFGQVSTAMWWVKKGEIPDITEAMEKLDYLQKNGASEIVFNFKQKYSKPL, from the coding sequence ATGGCAGAATATCAGCTTGCAGAAATAAATATAGCTAGAATGAAGGGCGTTACTATTAACGATCCTATTATGAAAGAATTCGTAGATAATCTAGACAAAGTCAATGAAATTGCCGAAAACAGTGATGGATTTGTATGGCGATTAAAAGACGAAGACAATAATACGACCAATTTTAATCCGTATAATGACGAACAAATCATTGTGAATTTTTCGATTTGGGACAGTATTGAGTCTTTGGAACACTATATGTATAAAACCTTTCATTCGGAGTTTTTAAAACGTAGAAAAGAATGGTTTCAAACTTTTGGTCAAGTTTCCACTGCGATGTGGTGGGTAAAAAAAGGTGAAATTCCGGATATTACCGAAGCAATGGAAAAATTAGATTACTTGCAAAAAAATGGTGCTTCCGAAATAGTTTTTAACTTTAAGCAAAAATATTCTAAACCGCTTTAG
- a CDS encoding cyclase family protein — translation MIATIQHNDQTIEVDLSKPIDISISLTNTDENPIAWYIEKPVIEPVVFGDWIGKVSEGKSSTNFNNIFFNPHGHGTHTECLGHITREFYSINQSLKQFFFLAELVSVVPEMQDEDLVISRNQVKKALENKIPEAIIIRTLPNFKIKKHLKYSNTNPPYLAEDAAHFIRECGIKHLLIDLPSVDKERDEGKLLAHKAFWKVKDVHNLNPDARLDCTITEMIFVPDEVQDGSYLLNLQIVSFENDASPSKPILYSIVF, via the coding sequence ATGATTGCAACAATCCAACATAACGATCAGACGATTGAAGTCGATTTGTCAAAACCCATTGATATTTCGATTTCATTGACGAATACAGATGAGAATCCGATTGCTTGGTATATCGAAAAACCGGTAATAGAACCTGTCGTTTTTGGAGATTGGATAGGCAAAGTTTCGGAAGGGAAGTCATCGACCAATTTCAACAATATTTTCTTTAATCCGCATGGACACGGAACGCATACGGAATGTCTAGGGCATATTACAAGGGAGTTTTACAGTATTAATCAATCGTTGAAACAGTTTTTCTTTTTGGCTGAATTGGTTTCGGTTGTGCCAGAAATGCAAGATGAAGATTTGGTAATAAGCAGAAATCAGGTTAAAAAAGCGTTAGAAAATAAAATCCCTGAAGCCATAATTATACGGACATTGCCTAATTTTAAAATAAAAAAACATTTGAAATATTCGAATACCAATCCGCCTTATCTTGCAGAAGATGCTGCACATTTCATCCGCGAATGCGGGATTAAACATTTGCTTATTGATTTGCCAAGCGTTGACAAAGAACGTGACGAAGGAAAATTGCTGGCTCACAAAGCATTCTGGAAAGTAAAAGATGTTCATAACCTAAATCCAGATGCACGATTGGACTGTACAATTACCGAAATGATTTTTGTTCCTGATGAGGTACAAGACGGCAGTTATCTGTTGAATCTGCAGATTGTTTCTTTCGAAAATGATGCGAGTCCGAGTAAACCTATTTTATATAGTATCGTTTTTTAA
- a CDS encoding lysylphosphatidylglycerol synthase domain-containing protein: MNSIPHKTKQFLVLLVKLLIVGGAFYFIYNQLANNDKLNWQKFLVLFHKNQSAAGISFILLLSVLNRLFEILKWKYLVSYLHPISLGEATKQVLASLTAGLFTPNGVGEYAGKALYFNKKQTKKVVFLNLICNGIQMVLTVIFGIFGLLYFNAQYNVITAKTVTVLFGICFLIFGVLFFSKKVNIKGYSIEKLIHKINEIPKSIHKKNTFLAILRYLVFSHQYYFLFLAFDVDLPYLILISAISSVYFLASSLPTFQFLDFAVKGSVAVYFFGILGVNEWVVVFVTTLMWFLNVVLPVFIGSYYVLNFKPKMAL; the protein is encoded by the coding sequence ATGAATTCAATACCACACAAAACTAAGCAATTCCTCGTACTTCTAGTCAAACTTTTGATTGTGGGCGGGGCGTTTTATTTTATTTACAATCAACTGGCTAACAACGACAAACTCAATTGGCAAAAATTCTTGGTGCTGTTTCATAAAAATCAGTCGGCTGCAGGAATTAGTTTTATCCTTCTTTTAAGTGTCCTGAACCGCTTGTTTGAAATCCTGAAGTGGAAGTATTTAGTTTCCTATCTTCATCCTATTTCATTGGGAGAAGCGACAAAACAGGTTTTGGCTTCGCTAACGGCTGGACTGTTTACGCCAAACGGAGTGGGAGAATATGCCGGAAAAGCATTATACTTCAATAAAAAACAAACCAAAAAAGTAGTATTTTTAAACCTGATCTGTAATGGAATCCAAATGGTACTGACAGTGATCTTCGGAATTTTTGGCTTGTTGTATTTTAATGCACAGTACAATGTTATTACTGCCAAAACAGTTACCGTACTATTCGGAATTTGTTTTTTGATTTTTGGAGTTTTATTTTTTTCGAAAAAAGTAAACATCAAAGGCTATTCAATAGAAAAACTGATTCATAAAATTAACGAAATCCCAAAATCGATTCATAAAAAAAATACGTTTTTGGCTATTTTGCGGTATTTGGTTTTCTCGCATCAATATTATTTTTTGTTTCTGGCTTTTGATGTCGATTTACCGTATCTTATTTTAATCTCGGCTATTTCGAGTGTTTATTTTCTAGCTTCTTCTTTGCCAACTTTTCAGTTTTTGGATTTTGCCGTCAAAGGAAGCGTCGCAGTGTATTTCTTCGGAATATTAGGTGTTAATGAATGGGTGGTCGTTTTTGTCACTACGTTAATGTGGTTCCTGAATGTAGTTTTACCTGTGTTTATTGGAAGTTATTATGTGTTGAATTTCAAACCCAAAATGGCATTATGA
- a CDS encoding DUF1003 domain-containing protein, translating into MSNNKTWHEKHIEALGFGSRLADAVAKGMGSWRFIIIQTFFVIVWMGLNLIGYAYHWDAYPFILLNLVFSTQAAYAAPIIMMSQNRQSERDRIQAQSDYQTNIDAKLEIEALAIKLDKIETEKLDKIIAMLEEMRSNSKK; encoded by the coding sequence ATGAGCAATAATAAAACTTGGCACGAAAAACATATTGAAGCATTAGGTTTTGGCAGCCGTTTGGCAGATGCAGTAGCCAAAGGGATGGGATCTTGGCGGTTCATTATTATTCAGACTTTTTTTGTAATCGTCTGGATGGGATTAAATCTTATTGGTTATGCCTATCATTGGGATGCGTATCCTTTCATATTACTTAATCTTGTTTTTTCGACACAAGCCGCTTACGCAGCGCCTATTATTATGATGTCCCAAAACAGGCAAAGTGAAAGAGATAGGATTCAGGCACAATCCGATTATCAGACCAATATAGATGCAAAGCTGGAAATTGAAGCTCTTGCAATTAAACTGGATAAAATTGAAACAGAAAAGTTAGACAAGATAATTGCAATGCTGGAAGAGATGAGAAGCAATTCTAAAAAATAA
- a CDS encoding GxxExxY protein: MTENELSKIVFDCALKVHQTLGPGLLESAYEECLFYELKKTGLDIQKQRPLPLIYEEVKLDVGYRLDIIIENKLILEIKSVDALNDIHFAQLLTYLKLTNCKLGLLINFNVVLIKNGIKRVVNNL; encoded by the coding sequence ATGACTGAAAATGAATTATCTAAAATTGTTTTTGATTGTGCTTTAAAAGTGCATCAAACTTTGGGTCCCGGTCTTTTAGAAAGTGCTTATGAAGAATGTTTGTTTTATGAATTAAAAAAGACGGGCTTAGATATCCAAAAACAGAGGCCTTTACCGTTAATCTATGAAGAAGTTAAGCTGGATGTTGGGTATCGCCTAGATATTATTATAGAAAATAAATTAATTTTAGAGATTAAATCAGTTGATGCTTTAAATGACATACATTTTGCTCAACTACTGACTTATTTGAAATTAACGAATTGTAAATTAGGTTTACTTATAAATTTCAATGTTGTATTAATAAAGAATGGAATTAAAAGAGTAGTGAACAATCTTTAG
- the hemW gene encoding radical SAM family heme chaperone HemW produces MSGIYIHIPFCKQACHYCDFHFSTSMKKKDEMVLAIAKELQLRKNEFEKETIETIYFGGGTPSVLTTQDIGLLIAEVYNSYKVSENPEITLEANPDDLSSERIIELAKSPINRLSIGIQSFFEDDLVMMNRVHNSAEAKECLEFATKYFDNISLDLIYGIPGMSNEKWKHNIETALSFGIPHISSYALTVEPKTALNKLIQTGKIAKPNDESAQEHFAILVETLEANDFIHYELSNFGKANYFSKNNSAYWLGKKYLGIGPSAHSYDGVSRSWNVSNNSLYIKSIQEDKLPNEIEILSIADRYNEYIMTGLRTIWGVSLDRIETEFGIEYLDYLQKQAQKFLNDDLLSIDNNILKPTSKGKFLTDGIASDLFYLNLEA; encoded by the coding sequence ATGTCAGGAATCTATATACACATACCATTTTGTAAGCAGGCTTGTCATTACTGTGATTTTCATTTTTCGACTTCAATGAAGAAGAAGGATGAGATGGTTTTGGCTATTGCCAAAGAATTACAACTGCGTAAAAATGAGTTTGAAAAGGAAACGATTGAAACCATTTATTTTGGCGGAGGAACGCCTTCGGTATTAACTACACAAGATATAGGGCTTTTGATTGCTGAGGTTTATAACAGCTATAAAGTTTCTGAAAATCCCGAAATCACTCTCGAAGCCAACCCTGATGATTTATCAAGTGAACGAATAATCGAATTGGCGAAAAGCCCAATCAACCGCTTGAGCATTGGAATCCAATCTTTTTTCGAAGATGATTTGGTGATGATGAATCGGGTTCATAATTCGGCAGAAGCCAAAGAATGTTTAGAATTTGCCACAAAATATTTCGATAATATTTCACTGGATTTAATTTATGGAATTCCGGGAATGAGCAATGAGAAATGGAAACATAATATTGAAACGGCTTTGTCTTTTGGAATCCCGCATATTTCGAGTTATGCTTTGACTGTCGAACCCAAAACGGCTTTGAACAAACTCATCCAAACCGGAAAAATAGCCAAACCCAATGATGAATCGGCGCAGGAACACTTTGCGATTTTGGTGGAAACATTGGAAGCAAACGATTTTATTCATTATGAATTGTCCAATTTTGGAAAAGCCAATTATTTTTCAAAGAACAATTCGGCCTATTGGTTGGGGAAAAAATACTTAGGAATTGGTCCGTCGGCACACAGTTATGACGGCGTTTCCCGAAGCTGGAATGTTTCGAATAATTCACTTTACATAAAATCCATTCAGGAAGATAAACTGCCCAATGAAATTGAAATTCTCTCCATTGCCGACCGTTACAACGAATATATTATGACGGGTTTGCGGACAATTTGGGGTGTTTCTTTGGATCGTATTGAAACTGAATTTGGAATAGAATATTTAGATTATTTACAAAAACAAGCCCAAAAATTTCTAAACGATGATTTGCTTTCCATTGATAACAATATTTTGAAACCAACTTCAAAAGGAAAATTTTTAACTGATGGAATTGCGTCAGATTTATTTTATTTAAATTTGGAAGCTTAA
- a CDS encoding GNAT family N-acetyltransferase yields MITVSTDKQKLNIPFIQHFLKDIYWAAGRTIEEVQRTIDASICFGIYLDEVQIGFARVITDYVVFAYLMDVFITKEYRGKGYSTVLIDAMMNEPQLQEVKIWRLATSDAHFLYEKFGFKALAHPEKMMEKIV; encoded by the coding sequence ATGATTACCGTTTCAACAGATAAACAAAAACTCAATATTCCTTTTATTCAGCATTTTTTGAAGGATATCTATTGGGCTGCAGGACGTACCATTGAGGAAGTGCAAAGAACAATTGATGCTTCAATTTGTTTCGGGATTTATCTGGATGAGGTACAAATTGGTTTTGCCAGAGTAATTACCGATTATGTGGTTTTTGCTTATTTGATGGATGTTTTTATAACCAAAGAATATAGGGGAAAAGGATATTCTACAGTTTTAATTGATGCTATGATGAACGAACCGCAATTGCAAGAAGTAAAAATATGGCGATTGGCTACATCTGATGCTCATTTTTTATATGAGAAATTTGGTTTTAAGGCATTGGCACACCCAGAAAAAATGATGGAAAAAATAGTATGA